The window GCTGAGTCTAATTCTTGAGGATATATACAGAGAGGGTGCTACaggaaattaataataattttcttgTTGGCTAGAATAGGATATTTTGCTAAATCTTTACttgtttttcagatattttttaatcctttgtgtcaaattaactttacatttttaattgaagaTTGAAATGATTTGGTGTTAAGAAACCAAATATGTCTTTTTGCATTAAAGGGAATTGTGCATACAATGATTCAGACAAAAATGGGATTTTCTATTTTGATGTAAGGAGGTCTCAGAAGCAATCAAACATAAATAGGAATATGGGTTTTACTCAGAAGTGTGAGGTACAGAAGCTTTAAAAGCACACATTATGTACAcattgtatttatgtgtgtgtgtatatgtgtgtataatgtaTCTAGCGCTGAAATAATCAagagacagaataaaaaaacatattttataaccagtgtgtcatttttcaagcaggTGGCTGTATTAGCAATAGTATCTGgtgcttttcttttacttatgtgataaaacatttaatatattggggttttggactgaaGCTCACAAGAAACAAGGATTTTTAAGACATCACTGGAACGTTTGAGAAATTGtgaaggggatttttttttatattaactaactaattgaaaaaaaaagattaattgttAGTTGGTAGATGCAAACCTATTTCCTACaggaaacaaatgaataatCATAACATAAGTGTTGAACTGGTTAGTGCTTGGTTATTGCCGGTGTAATATTGTTACTGAAGCATTGAGCACAGCTTTAAATTAGACTATATgtgaattatacatttttttgtttattctcatAATGGTAAATCTAATTCCGAATTTACAATGAAATGACACACTTTCATGTATTTCAAATTCAGACCTTATGTACTGATAATGTACATACATTGGTAAATGTCTGTGCTGTCTTTTGGCAAGGTCAAATAATTACAACTAATATTGCATGCAAATGTTGCATTCTGGATTGCCCTAAACCTCCCTAACAATAAATCATACTTTGTTGTATCTTTGTTGATCCAGTTAATCGCCCTACACAATGTATCACCTGAGGGTGCCTGTGCTTCTCCTCATGCTGCTTGTGTTGCTGCGCTGCGTCACCCCTGCCCCGAGCTACAGGTAAGtgtacacattacattacattacagtcatttagcagacgcttttatccaaagcgacttacagtatattacatatcattcacccattcacacactgatgacaggctaccatgcaaggtgccaccatcagactctaactaacattcatgcaacttccagtccacaccgatggcaagccttcgggagcaacttggggttaagtgtcttgcccaaggacacatcgactgccgaagccgggtatcgaaccaccgaccctctgattggagaactaccttgctctccactacgccacagccgcccttgtACACACTACAAGCAGAGCACTGAGCTCTTTTGGCTAAACgacttgtaaaataaaaatgtagtagTCTAACATAAGGGGCAGAGTTTAAACAGTGGCAAGCAATTCAATTGTGCATGTTTCAATTTCCTGAAATGTGGATTGTATCAGATCTGAGGTCAGCAGACAAGCAGCTGAGTATTATGGAAATTGTGTAACAAGTAGGACTGTAATGTTCTGTGTGAGGAGCAGCAGCGCATTGATAACTCTGGAGGTGGAAGCCAATTGTGCTTTTAGTGGGAAAGTGCTTCATTGTGCAACTCATGTGGAGCTAAGTGCCCACTTTGTCTTCTTTCTCCCGGGACTAGTTGATGTTTTGAAGAGGGTATAATCAGCTATCAGTGTGAAACGATTTGGACCTTCTCCATTTCTGACTCAGGTACTTCAGTCCCGGCTCATCCAGCGAGATGGAAAGTGGTCTCCCAGACAGTGACGGCTGGTTGGCTCCTGGGTTAATCTCCAACCCTTTCCTCGACCTCGTGGGTACACGACCGCAGAGGGGGCTCACAGCGATGAACAGGTAAAGGCATTTACTGGAACCGGCAGCTGTATTAAATCCTCATTACTCCTCTCTTA is drawn from Anoplopoma fimbria isolate UVic2021 breed Golden Eagle Sablefish chromosome 23, Afim_UVic_2022, whole genome shotgun sequence and contains these coding sequences:
- the LOC129112801 gene encoding calcitonin gene-related peptide 2, with translation MYHLRVPVLLLMLLVLLRCVTPAPSYRYFSPGSSSEMESGLPDSDGWLAPGLISNPFLDLVGTRPQRGLTAMNSHHIEKRKCNTATCVTQRLADFLVRSSNTIGTVYAPTNVGSSTYGKRDLLQPPIFLPL